Proteins co-encoded in one Tiliqua scincoides isolate rTilSci1 chromosome 12, rTilSci1.hap2, whole genome shotgun sequence genomic window:
- the SLC25A5 gene encoding ADP/ATP translocase 2, which yields MTDAAISFLKDFLAGGVAAAISKTAVAPIERVKLLLQVQHASKQITVDKQYKGIIDCVVRIPKEQGFLSFWRGNLANVIRYFPTQALNFAFKDKYKQIFLGGVDKRTQFWRYFAGNLASGGAAGATSLCFVYPLDFARTRLAADVGKAGADREFKGLGDCLVKIFRSDGLRGLYQGFNVSVQGIIIYRAAYFGIYDTAKGMLPDPKNTHILISWMIAQTVTAVAGLTSYPFDTVRRRMMMQSGRKGADIMYSGTIDCWRKIARDEGGKAFFKGAWSNVLRGMGGAFVLVLYDEIKKYT from the exons ATGACCGACGCGGCGATCTCTTTCCTGAAGGATTTCCTGGCGGGCGGCGTGGCGGCTGCGATCTCCAAGACCGCCGTGGCCCCCATCGAGAGGGTCAAGCTGCTGCTCCAG gTGCAACATGCAAGCAAGCAGATCACGGTAGACAAGCAGTACAAGGGAATCATTGACTGTGTGGTCAGGATCCCCAAGGAACAAGGCTTCCTGTCCTTCTGGCGTGGCAATCTGGCCAATGTGATCCGATACTTCCCCACTCAAGCCCTCAACTTTGCTTTCAAAGACAAATACAAGCAAATCTTCCTGGGTGGCGTCGACAAGAGAACCCAGTTCTGGCGATACTTTGCGGGCAACTTGGCATCTGGTGGGGCTGCCGGTGCTACATCTCTCTGCTTCGTCTATCCTCTTGACTTTGCCCGAACACGCCTGGCGGCAGATGTGGGGAAAGCTGGGGCTGACCGTGAATTCAAGGGGCTCGGTGACTGCCTGGTGAAGATCTTCAGGTCCGATGGCCTTCGGGGGCTGTATCAAGGCTTCAACGTGTCTGTCCAGGGCATCATTATCTACAGAGCTGCTTACTTTGGTATCTACGATACTGCAAAGG GGATGCTGCCTGATCCAAAGAATACCCACATCTTGATCAGTTGGATGATTGCTCAGACAGTTACTGCAGTTGCTGGCTTGACCTCCTACCCATTTGACACAGTCAGGAGACGTATGATGATGCAGTCAGGTCGCAAGGGCG CGGACATCATGTACAGTGGTACAATTGACTGCTGGCGGAAGATTGCTCGTGACGAGGGGGGCAAGGCCTTCTTTAAGGGTGCATGGTCCAACGTCCTCAGAGGAATGGGGGGTGCTTTTGTCCTAGTCTTGTATGATGAAATCAAGAAGTACACATAA